The Procambarus clarkii isolate CNS0578487 chromosome 56, FALCON_Pclarkii_2.0, whole genome shotgun sequence genome includes a region encoding these proteins:
- the LOC138353139 gene encoding crustacyanin-C1 subunit-like, with product MNSLAILLVLVAAVAADKIPDFVVPGQCPTVDESKLWTEQKPNHANYAGVWYQFALTNNPYQLIDKCVRNDYSFDGSQFDITSTGVTADGSLLKRNGKVYPNPLGEPHLTVDYENSWAAPYVILDTDYTNFACLYSCHSYNFGYYSDFAFIFTRSPSLADKFVKRCEAAFKSINVDTSRFIKTVQGTSCNYDVQKTL from the exons ATGAACTCGCTGGCCATCCTGCTGGTCCTCGTGGCCGCCGTCGCTGCTGACAAGATCCCGGACTTCGTGGTCCCCGGCCAGTGTCCTACCGTCGACGAGAGCAAGTTGTGGACCGAACAGAAACCTAACCATGCCAAC TATGCGGGCGTCTGGTATCAGTTCGCTCTCACCAACAACccctaccagttgattgacaaatgCGTCAGGAACGATTACTCCTTCG ATGGAAGTCAGTTTGATATAACATCAACGGGCGTGACTGCTGACGGCAGCCTGTTGAAGCGCAACGGGAAGGTGTACCCCAACCCCCTCGGTGAACCTCATCTCACCGTCGACTACGAGAACT CCTGGGCCGCCCCGTACGTGATCCTGGACACGGACTACACCAACTTCGCCTGCTTGTACTCCTGCCACAGCTACAACTTTGGTTATTACTCCGACTTTGCCTTCATCTTCACCCGCTCTCCCAGCCTGGCTGACAAGTTCGTGAAGCGGTGTGAAGCTGCCTTCAAGAGCATCAATGTTGACACTTCCCGCTTCATTAAGACCGTCCAAGGAACGTCGTGTAACTATGATGTTCAAAAAACTCTCTAA